The genome window CTCAGCAGTTTCGATATTTGGGATGCGGGTGCCAAGAGACTTTGCATCTCGTTTTCGTGACATGATTCACAGCACAATTTGAATACCGAAACGAAGCGAAATTGGGTCAGCCACCGTCTGTGTCGGTGTCGCTTAAGTAGTGTCTTGATTTCGAGTCGTTGTTTCcctttttgtttattctaATGAGTAAGGCCTCGGTGAATTTGTCGTTGTCATTTCGATCTCGTTATGTGAAACTTGTTTGTTCTTCTTCTGCATTTCGAAATGTGTACAAATTCTGTTAATTTGAAGATGTTTCCTTTTCACTTTAAACGGCATTTGCAACTGCGTTAAAACTGCTGTTTactcctccttcttcttctccctGGCTGCTAAGTAATTGCAGCTTTTAACGGGTCGCTTTAACCTCGGCCTAACTGCAACTCCAAAGAATGTTAATGACTATATTTAAAGATGAATAAACTCAAAGAACCGCTGGTCAACGGGGCCAGAATTTGTCGCTAGTTCTGGTTGGTGTGCGTCTATGCATGTGactgtttgtgtttgtgtgtgtgctgtgaaATTGTTCTAAATACGTTTTAGGTAACGGGAAAGTTGCTCCACGCCAGGCAAAAatcccacactcacacacacacaaaaagaacagaacagaacagaagagAAGCGTGTGTGCACATTGTGTGGCATGTCTTGGAAGTGAACCCGATTGGACCGTCACTTTAATTCATTAGCATgtctatataatatatacaatgtGTAAGTAGAAGGCTGTTGCTCCAGAATTTATGCTAACAGTAAATGACAGAATGGCAGcagtgcaaaacaaaagacttaggcaacgaacttgcttTTGAGTTCAATTTTAAACATACCACAAGTAAACGATAATCCATGTTGGCTCCACACTCCACACGCTCTTAACGGCCAACTTAATTATATTGCTTTATTTCAGTTCCTCTtctgcaacacacacacacacacactgagtttattttgttttattttctttccaGCTGATTTGTTCGTGCGCTAAAACAGAACTCGACGCGGCAAGTGCAGCAACTTAACTGAGACTTGGGCTGCGCAGCAAGCAGACAATGAACCTCGCTGGCCACGCTTCTGCTGCTGAACTTGGCCAAGAGAGTCGACTCAgttggccatggccatggcACAGAAAGTGGAAAGAAAGCTTTGCCACAGAATTTTGCATCTGCGAGAGAAGAGCGACAACATTCGAGAGAGAAGCGAAAATCATAAAGAAATGGAGCATACTTTCAGGCAATGCGTAAAGAGATTATAAAAGTACAAACTAttttaaagcatacttttatgCGCAGTTTGAAATGTAAAAGCAGATGAATTGGCTTTGATTGTTAATATTTACATCTAATTCGGTAGTTGATtggttttatttgaaaatcgCATTTTATTTCCAACAATTTCACGTTTATTCATGAATACAATGTACAGTACACAATTCATCAATTAATAAACTTGCTCTTAACATACAATAGTTTAAtcatgtgtatatatatgtatacgtatatgatgtatatttaataaagtgtACATTATGCAAAAACAATGTTTTAAAGTCTTTAAACATTTGTTATCAATATAATGGTTTGGTTTACTGCTTTTctacacatacaaatacaaaatgtatagCTCCAACATACACATACGACGAACAATTAAATGTGCAATTGGCCATTTtgcatgagtgtgtgagtggtgtttgtgttttgtaaatattttgcaattattattacaaatactCTCATCATAAACATAATTATACATAgtaattgaattattgaaatatatagatatatttcattttatacacAACAGAGTATGTATCGATTTATAGACGTAGTTTGAAACTTGGTTTCGTATACAAACTAAAGTGTACTTCTTATATGCCATGCACTTCTTCGATAaatccacaaaaaaataataataaaactaaagttATTGCGTTTGTGTTGCATGAAAAGAAATGTTCCTCAAATCATATTGTACTTTCATATTtcgctaaataaataattatataaataatgcaatGTCAATTTGTTAAAAGAATTCTCATTCATCGTTGAGTCGAACGTCTTCAATTTTCTGATTTtgcaatcaataaattaacttaattCGAATTTTTGAAAAGCTTCTCAACTTTTGAACTTAACGATGCAATATTGCAACTATCTTAGATCAactaaaagtatatatatacgtgtatatatgtgtatgtgtatcgCGTTTCATGTATAACATCATTTTTCGTAAAGTATGAATATGCAATTGCATCGATCGTTTTTTGTTATATAGaagtattcaatatatataaagtaatcTTTAGACTTATAACTATAGTGCGTTTGTATGTTGCAGGGTTTAATTATGTCCCGCATGAATCCAACTCGTCAATCGTCACTCTGCTATCGCCACTAATTCTTGGGCGATACGGTAATTAGCTTGTGTGGTGTCACAGGAGAAATCTAAAATAACACAAATCAAACGAATTATTTTAAGATCTTTGCacagaattattattatttgcgtTGATTTACCCAAAGGGAGCGACCCATGTACGTGTCATCGTCGTCTTCAATTAGACCGGATGTGTGGTGATGATTCTGCTGATCGATGAATAGCAGCGTATCCTTGCTGCAAGTGTTGGCTGAGTTGCGCAGCAACGATGACAACGTCTCGCTGCATTCGCGCAACTTATAATTGGAGCTGGTGGAAAATGAGTGCCTCAGACTGAGGCTAGCTGCCGctgcctgctgttgttgctgctgcgttaCGCTCTCCACGGCAGAGACGCTGCTGCGCGAGCCGTGCCAATTGTGGCTGCAATGGTTGTGCAACGCATGCCTCGACAGTTGCAGGCTGGAAGACAACTGCGGCGTAGCATTGCCATTTAGcagagcagctgctgccgagGCAGCATTCATGTGGCCATTGAACTTATTCTGCAGCGTCGAGGCTGCCGTCACCGATTTGCTAAGCGAGCGCGGCGAGGAGCATGACGACAGTGAGCTAACCGACGAGGCCGAACTGGACGCTGAAGATGTGCCGGAACTGGCAGCAGAGTGACCATTAGTCTTCGGCTCAGCCGGCGTAATGGTCTCTTTAATGGGCTCTACAACAGCTGAAGTTACAACCGGTTCGCTAACTACTGCCGGCTGAGGTTGTTTCTCGGTGCAATCCTCGTCCATAGCAAACATTTGTGTGGCATCAGCGTCTGCCGTAGGTTCTGGCTTGGCAGCAACTGGCGGTGGAGTCGGAGTTCTTGGCAATGGGGCAGAAACAGGCTCAATGTGAGCAACAACGCTAGTTTCTGCCACCTTTGGTGGCTCCGGTTCGGGGTcatcggcaaatgccaatTCCTCGATATTAACCACTTCCTTCGGCGGCAACTCCGCTGGACTTACTTTGGCTTCTTgtggagcagcagctgtaaGAGTGAAACGATTAGCAAACAGTTGGCATTAACAAACGAACTGCGATTCTTACCTTCCTCGTCGATTTCACAAGCGACTTTGGGTATGGGAATAGCCACAGGCTTCGATGTTGCCTTCTCGGCAACTGCAGCAATAGGTTCAGGCGTTTCAGTGGTTGTGACAACGCTGCTGATGTCTTTGCTGCCGCCGTTTgctggcgttgttgttgtgggcgGCGCAATGCGCGATACCCAATGATCACCCGAATTCGAACTGGAGCCGGAACACTCGGCAGAGGCATCTACGCTGCGTCGCTGATAGAAGAGCATGTAGGCCTCGTTGTTGATGATGTCCTGCTCGATGTCATCCTCGGGCACCTTGCTTACACGTTGATCATCAAACTTGTACCACTGGCGATCGTAGGGATTCTTGCAGGCAGCCGTATAGTGACCCGTCTCCAAGGTATCGCCCTGATGGTAGCACACGGCATACAGATCATAGCGCGTATCCTTTGGCTCTGCGCGCGAGTTGAGTGTGGAGGAACGTGAGTCGCCGGAGCGTGACTTCTTGTTCGACTGGTGCTGCTCGATGCCATGACCAAGGGAGCCGTTGCTTTCACGCACTCCTTTCGCCAAATGCGGCGACATATCAAATGCGGTTAGTGGAAACTTGACCATCGTGGTCAGTTTAGCCGCTTGGGGTCCCTTGGCTTGATGCTGGCGGAAACGCTTGAAGTGCACCACCAGAATGTCTGGCAATGACCACAGACCGAGCGTCTTCACCACGGGTAAATACTGCTGGCAATGCGGACAACGCCAGGCATCCTCGGCACTGAGCGTCTCCGCTTTCGTATAATGTTCCAGACATTGTTCCAGCGTTAATGCAGCGGTATCTTTGGGTTTGCTGGCGCTCAGACGCGCTACGCTCTCGTGCTCCACAATGGCGTCCACATCGGACTCGACGTTGACGAAATGCGTCTCGGGTGCGCTCCACTCCAGTAGTAGCTTGATGTGCGTTGGCCCCGCCTCCGAGGAGAGCACCGACAGCGCCATATCAATCATTTCGGTGAGCAGCGGATGCTCCACTTGCTCCAGATATGTGTCTGGATCGGCTGAGGGATCTTGCAGCCGTATCTTGAACATATCGGTCAACGGTGTGGCATATGAAAATACTTCTGGCTTCAGCAATGCGGACATTTCTCGCAGCATACGCTTCTGCAGATCCTGGTAGCTGCAATCGCGTGGCGCCTTCATGCTAAACGGTGCTCCAAAACGTGTACACACGGCGCTAGCATCTCCCTCGCCCGCCGGCTTCCTGTGCACATTGGCCACCAGTAATAACAGATCTGCGGAatgtggtgctgctgctgttgttgttgttgacgccGTGGTAGCCACAGCGGGCTTCTCAGCGGCAGTCGCTGGAGTTGCCTCAATGGAGGCTGCTTTTGGCGTTGGTGTTGAGCTCACTTCGGGCACTTCAATGCAGTAGATATTCTCCACGCTGCTCAGCGTCTCGACGGGCTGCGTGTCGTAGAAGACTCGCGTAAATCCCTCGGCATTCAAATCAACCAGCACCATTCGTGAGGCAGGAATGCCAGTGTCCTGCAGCTGTTCGCGCAATGCGACAATTGGCGAACCGGCTGGCACACGCAGACCCATCTTGACCTGACGTGGCTGCTGCTTCATGTAGACAACGGTCACAAAGATGGTCAACTGGGTGAGCTGCGGCAGTTGCACCGAAATGCAGTGGAACGGATCGAAGGTGTTGGACTGCTTCTGGCATCGTGGGCAGGTCAACGAGGAGCGGAATTGCGCCTGGAACACGGCCTGAACAAAGCTATTATTGCAGCGTATGTGATTCGCCAGCGTCTCGGCGGCAATAATCTCATCGGAGCGTCCATATGAGTTCTGTgtgaagagaaaaaaacaatattagtGAATGGCTTCGAAAAATGGTATTAGTAAgctttaattatatattaattccccgaatttcaactttattaCAGTTCTCAGGAAAAATAAGAGGCTTCCTCTCACATATCTAATCAATCATCTAACTGTTGAAACCTTGGTTAGCTCATTAAGCATAtgcacatttatttgtattattatagCTTTTAAAAATCGCTTCATAATAGAAACCTAACGATTATCCAAGCTATAAATATACCTGTTCTATACTTGCGATATTGTTAAACTTTAACTTTCttgatttatttcatttccGCAGCTCATTCTTGATATAGATCAGCTATTCTTGACTGAATCTGTGAAACGAATTATCATAACTTGAACCAACTGCAGAATAAAACTTAATCATAAAACTGAGAACTTTAGCTGGCATATTAAGAAACCTACCTTAATGCTCTTGTAGCGTCGTTTGCTTGCCGTGTTCAGATCCTCGTGCACCTTGTCGAGCAGCCAAAAGAGAAACTCCTGGGCATCGTGTTGCGTGGAACTGCGAAACTGTGTGCCATAGCGATCGACAACCGCCTTGAAGCTGGTGCTGTGATCGCTCTCGTTGCGACAGGTCCACAGCGCTTTGAGGACATTGGCCAGCTGTTCGGTTAGTTCGCCTTTGGTGCCAAATTTGCGtgaattgattttattgcGACGCTTCAGATCCGCCTAAAATGAATAAGGgaattacaattataatttaatagaagtaagaaagctacagcaaaagtaaaacagtgcgattttattcttaaagtatatcaaattaatatactgaaggctatacatggtatattgataaagtactacattgaaaatataccatagactacaaaatataccagattgtcagccacaTGGGCGGataatgaatttcaatttgtgcgCACTCACCTTATACTGATCGAGCACAAAGTATTCGGCGAGTATGTCCGTGTGGCTGAGACACTGCAGCACCGCATTCATGAAGCAGGTGTTGCCATGATTCTTGAGTCCCATAACGCCGGGAGTCTGATCGGCCGGCCATTGATAGCCCCCAATAGGTGGGACACGCTCCATGCCATTGGCATTTCCCATGCCCGTTTGGCCATGTTTGTTCGCCTGTAAAATAGAGAGAAGAAGCACAGAGAATGGATTACTCACTGGGGACCACAAATTGATGATGGCTAAACTCGTTTGCAGCGGTTGCCGCCACTGCAAACTGCCTCCACAAACAAGCATTTGGAAGGGGGACGGGGATGGGGAAGAGGAGGAATTGGGTTTCAATTTCGttgccaattaaaaattgtttagcGTTGCGCCAATTTGCGataaatgaagaaatatttagaaaacaagctaaatacacacacgaacacaaaaagaaaccaatttgttgttggcctAACAAAGATACGCCTTCTACTTTGGTGCTTCGGTCGGTCTGACTGCTTATCAACGAGCCACACATAATGCGAAATGTAATCTCCTCAAGCctcatgcaaatatttaacattcGAATTATATAGGCGATAATACTAATTTATGTATGGGCCACTGATACTACAATGTAAGTGTGCTAATATCTGagcaaacagacagacgggACAGACGAGCAAACACTGTTGAAAGTTGGCAACAGGTTGATAAAGCGCAAAGGAGGAAGTTTGGTTTATTGAAATCGTTGCTAATCTCGATAAATTATGCATTTCGGATTTACCTAGCcaataaacacaaaattaattgcatttttaggTAGATGATTCTATTTGAATGCCGTCTAATAATTGTGagtttattcaatttatattttaatacaatataacatataaatcTAGCTATTCGAGTTTCTAAGTATGCAGACCTTTAgaatctttaatttttatttaaataaaatataatatataaatcgGACAAATCGGGTTTTTAtgtaatgcatttaaattcattGAATGATAGATTGAGAGTGCTGCTTGTTTGAGTTTTAAATTGTGAGAatactttcaattttatttaaataaaatataatatataaatccCGCAATCAAATTCTTGAATTTTATCAAATTGTGAGCAacgttaaattttatttaaataaaatataatataatatataaatcagGCAAGTTATTTTcgcattcaaattgaatttgatcaAATTGTGAGCAATgttaaattctaatttaaataaaatataatatgctAGTCCGAGAATTCGGGTTTTTATGATAAGCTTCAAAATTCATGGGATACATTGACTGTGCTGTTTGCTTGAGTTCTGATAATCttccatttaattaaaaaaaaaatatacaatacaaatggAACAATTGAAGATTAACATTTCAGGGAACACATTAAAAGTGCCCGATTGAATTttgtcaaaataatattaaaaatatttgcataaatctCGTAAAAATTCTACAGAAAGCACTCGAATGAAAAGTAAAgaagaaatatgtatttataattagCAACTAATTAAGAGAAAATTGCGAATGCAAATGTAATAAACAAATCTGCAAGATGTAAATCCTTGTGTGTATGTTGAGCACGTGTCGGGGTCGATTGGATTTACGATTTACGATTTTATAAACACGCTCTGTAAATTTTGCATTCACATGAGAAACGTTTGCCCCAGTTGCAAAAGTGGTGTGAGAAtgttgcaaaagcaaaagcaaaagctgtgGCTGTGGGGAGCGAGATGTTGGATTGAACGCGTTTCGTGTAGaaatcatattttgttgaattatgaaattgcaacgaaatatcaaattaaacaaaaaactgcgaaagcaacaacagcaacagcaacacaataCAGTAAATATTAAAGGCAAATGGTCAAAGGTTATGTGTCGAGAGCGGGGTCAATGCTAAGTGCATGTCTGCCTGTGTTTGTATTGCAGCCAAAATCAGATGATTTAAGCAAACAGcgtgaatatatgtatgtgtgtgtttgctacAATTTagctttaaacaaaattatgggAGGAGACTTAAAATTTATAACGTCATCGAGCTATCGATTCAGTCAACGGTGGAGTAAAAacgaaacagaaaaaaaaaacagtttgaaAAGAAGCGCTTAGCGAAATCAAAGCCGgtttttcaaaacaaaaaaaaagatacacaaaataaaggcaaaaaacCCACGCAAGTCTCTGGgccaaagaaataaaaataaataaccgAAAATGTGGTGCCAATAAAACTAGACACAAAACACAATTGGCCCCAAAGCCTGCTAGCtaaaaggcaaaggcaaaaaaagcAAGCGAAGTGAAGTCATGACGTGGGTGTTGCACTTGGACTTGGCTCTTTGTCTTTGTGATCATGACATTAGAAGAGGAGTTTCACAAGCAGCTTAAGGGTATTAACTCGTACCTCTTTTCGACGCCAGCATCCGGTGTAGAATGGCACAATCTCAATGAAAGTTGGCCGATGCGCAGTGTTGTTCTCTGGCGACTGCGTTGCAATTATCGGATTAGTGGCAATAAAAgacacaaaaattgtaaagatatatgaagaaagagaaaggaCTAATAAGTTACGTGTCAAACTTAATacgttttgtttatattacgTGGCCTAAACCAAGCGAACGAACGTCATTTACACTTGGTTGTCAACTGTTGTGACACCAGATTGCGAGTGCAATCCCCAGTTACTTGTCACATTTAAGCCACCTTCTCAATCTTTCTCGGTTTGTCAGTCAATAGGAATGTGTCAGCAACAAGTTACCGCTATTGTTATGTATTTGGTTTTCGAATAGAGCAGAACAgtacagaacagaacagaggCAGATGCGGACTCAGAGCAACCGGCATCCGTTGTGTTTCTATTGGCATTGCTTTATCGCAATTGACATTGCATTGGCATTGGACACTGCACTTGACAAATGGCATTGAGGCGGCATTCAAAGCCAGCTGCTCCTTCTattcttctttctctctcactcaagACATGTCCCGATTTCTATGCCAATTTCTTATATTCAGCGAAGGTCAATTCGcatcccttttttttgttttatgccgCACTTAACTATGTCATAATCTGTTCATTATGACGCATTAGCTCGAAGActgaaatttgataaattatcaaaaagcagaaagaggtttttgctctttgcatttgtattttttaatcagCTTAGTTCATTAAACAAAGCCCCAATTAAATCCTAATGATGTAAGCCGAGATTAAGACCCAGCTTAAGaagccaaaaggcaaaaacaaaaaccagcACAGACAGCTGCCTCTTAAATCActctcgatgttgttgttgttgttgtcgttgctttaGTTGAATCAAAAGCATTTGAAACGCACAACTGGCCAGCGACGACGAGcctcaataaataaattgagtgGAATTTGCTTTAAACGCATGTTCAGTTCTCTTCTGTTCTGTTCAGCATATAGAATATACGGTATATAGCAACACATAcgatgattttttttatatatatgtgctCGTATTTGTCTGCCGATGTGCTGCGGTGCGGTGCGGTGCGGTAGCTAGTGACCTAATCGCAGTGGCCAAACCAACGTCAGACAGAATGTAAAGCATTTCTCACACAGCTGGAGACGGCGACGTCGCTGTTATGCTCTGACGTTGCGCATACGACGCGTTCGCCCGGCAATgtttcttctttctctcttttgggTGGCCATACAGCTTAATACGCTATGCGAATGTCTTGTGCAATTCGAAAACTGAATTAGAACTGGCAAATGATGTTAATCGATGGCAAATTGCCGATGATCTCAGTttgagtataaaatatttaacacaaacagctttcaaatttttcattaataaaaaattcattgAGCCACGTAATTCTCAACTTATTTTTAGTACACTACTATAGacaatgaattattaaaatagttgTGGTTGGTGGATTAGATAAATACTTCAATTAAATGCGAGATTAATGAAAAGTGTCTGGGAGACTTTCTGATTAAAAGTCAATAGCTAAAGAtaactaatttaattgaattcatgCTTCAATCGATGATAGAAAGGTTATTCCCCTATTGCAATTCgttgcaaatataatatttgcagttttgttttcgttgttaaTTGAGCAGCGCCACGTCTTAGAAGTCGCCAACTGTCGTCGAGTCTCGAGTCTCAGTTTGAGACATAAACACCGTCAGCAGCGACTCCGTTATTGTCGTCTGTCGTCGCCACTTGTCTCAATTTACTGTGGCAATtttatcatcattattatttataaatttaagcgcatttatctttgtttttgttatggtTTCGGTTTATTTGTATTAGAAACGACGAGCCGCAGCAGTTTCGAGTTGCGACTCTCAAAAAGTATATacgatacatatgtatatttattctCATTTGTGAATGCCATTTATATTGTGTTTGCAAGTATCGAATcatttgtttgtctgtttgttcACTCAATTTCAAACTGGGGGGCAGAATGTTGATatttacga of Drosophila nasuta strain 15112-1781.00 chromosome 3, ASM2355853v1, whole genome shotgun sequence contains these proteins:
- the LOC132789168 gene encoding ubiquitin carboxyl-terminal hydrolase 43 isoform X1 encodes the protein MGTKVQQNDDGAAANAVAAPAAEAAATHSNANVNATTTATAIATATTTSTTEAETTERATTPTQKTKLQLESNPLPTHATTTTTMVAATSIAPAPTPAPQVLIIPAAQASTMATNAAKKIRRAFSMPRNPFRWSRKFKTVGTAATAAAPGDINGSTAISSCVSGGRGRSGSIVSLNSYKASSDKDTIGLHNRAATIAVTTTNTNSNNGNNNNVNGKRSTGQNARVMRRSSFRKFINRIAQHLSATVNVGSPENNTAHRPTFIEIVPFYTGCWRRKEANKHGQTGMGNANGMERVPPIGGYQWPADQTPGVMGLKNHGNTCFMNAVLQCLSHTDILAEYFVLDQYKADLKRRNKINSRKFGTKGELTEQLANVLKALWTCRNESDHSTSFKAVVDRYGTQFRSSTQHDAQEFLFWLLDKVHEDLNTASKRRYKSIKNSYGRSDEIIAAETLANHIRCNNSFVQAVFQAQFRSSLTCPRCQKQSNTFDPFHCISVQLPQLTQLTIFVTVVYMKQQPRQVKMGLRVPAGSPIVALREQLQDTGIPASRMVLVDLNAEGFTRVFYDTQPVETLSSVENIYCIEVPEVSSTPTPKAASIEATPATAAEKPAVATTASTTTTAAAPHSADLLLLVANVHRKPAGEGDASAVCTRFGAPFSMKAPRDCSYQDLQKRMLREMSALLKPEVFSYATPLTDMFKIRLQDPSADPDTYLEQVEHPLLTEMIDMALSVLSSEAGPTHIKLLLEWSAPETHFVNVESDVDAIVEHESVARLSASKPKDTAALTLEQCLEHYTKAETLSAEDAWRCPHCQQYLPVVKTLGLWSLPDILVVHFKRFRQHQAKGPQAAKLTTMVKFPLTAFDMSPHLAKGVRESNGSLGHGIEQHQSNKKSRSGDSRSSTLNSRAEPKDTRYDLYAVCYHQGDTLETGHYTAACKNPYDRQWYKFDDQRVSKVPEDDIEQDIINNEAYMLFYQRRSVDASAECSGSSSNSGDHWVSRIAPPTTTTPANGGSKDISSVVTTTETPEPIAAVAEKATSKPVAIPIPKVACEIDEEAAAPQEAKVSPAELPPKEVVNIEELAFADDPEPEPPKVAETSVVAHIEPVSAPLPRTPTPPPVAAKPEPTADADATQMFAMDEDCTEKQPQPAVVSEPVVTSAVVEPIKETITPAEPKTNGHSAASSGTSSASSSASSVSSLSSCSSPRSLSKSVTAASTLQNKFNGHMNAASAAAALLNGNATPQLSSSLQLSRHALHNHCSHNWHGSRSSVSAVESVTQQQQQQAAAASLSLRHSFSTSSNYKLRECSETLSSLLRNSANTCSKDTLLFIDQQNHHHTSGLIEDDDDTYMGRSLWISPVTPHKLITVSPKN
- the LOC132789168 gene encoding ubiquitin carboxyl-terminal hydrolase 43 isoform X3, which translates into the protein MKQQPRQVKMGLRVPAGSPIVALREQLQDTGIPASRMVLVDLNAEGFTRVFYDTQPVETLSSVENIYCIEVPEVSSTPTPKAASIEATPATAAEKPAVATTASTTTTAAAPHSADLLLLVANVHRKPAGEGDASAVCTRFGAPFSMKAPRDCSYQDLQKRMLREMSALLKPEVFSYATPLTDMFKIRLQDPSADPDTYLEQVEHPLLTEMIDMALSVLSSEAGPTHIKLLLEWSAPETHFVNVESDVDAIVEHESVARLSASKPKDTAALTLEQCLEHYTKAETLSAEDAWRCPHCQQYLPVVKTLGLWSLPDILVVHFKRFRQHQAKGPQAAKLTTMVKFPLTAFDMSPHLAKGVRESNGSLGHGIEQHQSNKKSRSGDSRSSTLNSRAEPKDTRYDLYAVCYHQGDTLETGHYTAACKNPYDRQWYKFDDQRVSKVPEDDIEQDIINNEAYMLFYQRRSVDASAECSGSSSNSGDHWVSRIAPPTTTTPANGGSKDISSVVTTTETPEPIAAVAEKATSKPVAIPIPKVACEIDEEAAAPQEAKVSPAELPPKEVVNIEELAFADDPEPEPPKVAETSVVAHIEPVSAPLPRTPTPPPVAAKPEPTADADATQMFAMDEDCTEKQPQPAVVSEPVVTSAVVEPIKETITPAEPKTNGHSAASSGTSSASSSASSVSSLSSCSSPRSLSKSVTAASTLQNKFNGHMNAASAAAALLNGNATPQLSSSLQLSRHALHNHCSHNWHGSRSSVSAVESVTQQQQQQAAAASLSLRHSFSTSSNYKLRECSETLSSLLRNSANTCSKDTLLFIDQQNHHHTSGLIEDDDDTYMGRSLWISPVTPHKLITVSPKN
- the LOC132789168 gene encoding ubiquitin carboxyl-terminal hydrolase 31 isoform X2, which codes for MGTKVQQNDDGAAANAVAAPAAEAAATHSNANVNATTTATAIATATTTSTTEAETTERATTPTQKTKLQLESNPLPTHATTTTTMVAATSIAPAPTPAPQVLIIPAAQASTMATNAAKKIRRAFSMPRNPFRWSRKFKTVGTAATAAAPGDINGSTAISSCVSGGRGRSGSIVSLNSYKASSDKDTIGLHNRAATIAVTTTNTNSNNGNNNNVNGKRSTGQNARVMRRSSFRKFINRIAQHLSATVNVGANKHGQTGMGNANGMERVPPIGGYQWPADQTPGVMGLKNHGNTCFMNAVLQCLSHTDILAEYFVLDQYKADLKRRNKINSRKFGTKGELTEQLANVLKALWTCRNESDHSTSFKAVVDRYGTQFRSSTQHDAQEFLFWLLDKVHEDLNTASKRRYKSIKNSYGRSDEIIAAETLANHIRCNNSFVQAVFQAQFRSSLTCPRCQKQSNTFDPFHCISVQLPQLTQLTIFVTVVYMKQQPRQVKMGLRVPAGSPIVALREQLQDTGIPASRMVLVDLNAEGFTRVFYDTQPVETLSSVENIYCIEVPEVSSTPTPKAASIEATPATAAEKPAVATTASTTTTAAAPHSADLLLLVANVHRKPAGEGDASAVCTRFGAPFSMKAPRDCSYQDLQKRMLREMSALLKPEVFSYATPLTDMFKIRLQDPSADPDTYLEQVEHPLLTEMIDMALSVLSSEAGPTHIKLLLEWSAPETHFVNVESDVDAIVEHESVARLSASKPKDTAALTLEQCLEHYTKAETLSAEDAWRCPHCQQYLPVVKTLGLWSLPDILVVHFKRFRQHQAKGPQAAKLTTMVKFPLTAFDMSPHLAKGVRESNGSLGHGIEQHQSNKKSRSGDSRSSTLNSRAEPKDTRYDLYAVCYHQGDTLETGHYTAACKNPYDRQWYKFDDQRVSKVPEDDIEQDIINNEAYMLFYQRRSVDASAECSGSSSNSGDHWVSRIAPPTTTTPANGGSKDISSVVTTTETPEPIAAVAEKATSKPVAIPIPKVACEIDEEAAAPQEAKVSPAELPPKEVVNIEELAFADDPEPEPPKVAETSVVAHIEPVSAPLPRTPTPPPVAAKPEPTADADATQMFAMDEDCTEKQPQPAVVSEPVVTSAVVEPIKETITPAEPKTNGHSAASSGTSSASSSASSVSSLSSCSSPRSLSKSVTAASTLQNKFNGHMNAASAAAALLNGNATPQLSSSLQLSRHALHNHCSHNWHGSRSSVSAVESVTQQQQQQAAAASLSLRHSFSTSSNYKLRECSETLSSLLRNSANTCSKDTLLFIDQQNHHHTSGLIEDDDDTYMGRSLWISPVTPHKLITVSPKN